One Micromonospora sp. FIMYZ51 genomic window carries:
- the thiE gene encoding thiamine phosphate synthase, producing the protein MPSLGRLHLVTDTRPGRDPLTVLRAVLPVAHAELVVQVRVEDTATDRQAYDLARRVVELCAPYGVTCLVNDRLHVALAAGAAGGHVGADDLPVAAARRVLGPTAVLGATAREPGAAVAAVDAGASYLGVGPCHATTTKDGLPPAIGVGGVQAVARAVNVPVVAIGGVTAQDVPALRAAGAYGVAVVGALSSAADPARAAAEFLRGLGC; encoded by the coding sequence ATGCCGTCCCTGGGACGACTGCATCTGGTCACCGACACCCGACCCGGGCGCGATCCGCTGACCGTGCTGCGGGCCGTGCTTCCGGTGGCCCACGCCGAGCTGGTCGTCCAGGTTCGGGTCGAGGACACCGCGACCGACCGGCAGGCGTACGACCTGGCCCGGCGAGTGGTCGAGCTCTGCGCGCCGTACGGGGTGACCTGCCTGGTCAACGACCGTCTGCACGTGGCACTGGCGGCGGGCGCGGCGGGCGGCCACGTCGGCGCCGACGATCTGCCGGTGGCGGCGGCCCGCCGGGTACTCGGCCCGACCGCCGTGCTCGGCGCGACCGCGCGGGAACCGGGGGCGGCCGTCGCCGCGGTCGACGCCGGAGCGAGCTACCTGGGCGTGGGTCCCTGTCACGCCACCACCACGAAGGACGGGCTGCCGCCGGCGATCGGCGTGGGCGGTGTCCAGGCGGTGGCGCGGGCGGTAAACGTACCGGTGGTCGCCATCGGCGGCGTGACGGCGCAGGACGTGCCGGCGCTGCGAGCCGCCGGGGCGTACGGGGTGGCGGTGGTCGGCGCGCTCTCCAGTGCCGCCGATCCGGCCCGCGCCGCTGCCGAGTTCCTCCGGGGGCTCGGGTGTTAA
- a CDS encoding ThuA domain-containing protein, which produces MSRPRRRRATLAPVTVALLALVLVLTATPAQAASPVSPVQAATPAQAVSPAQGASRTAPVAAADAEPYSVLVFSKTAGFRHDSIPAGIRAIQQLGTANGFTVVTTEDGAAFTDANLARFKAVIWLSTTGDVLNASQQTAFERYVRAGGGYVGVHAASDTEYDWAWYGQLVGAYFNSHPANQTATVKVEDSTHESTRHLPDRWSRYDEWYNFRTNPRSRQVQVLASLDERSYNPGSGAMGHDHPIAWCQNFDGGRSWYTGGGHTQESFADAAFLQHLLGGIQTAAGVVHADCGAGRAASFEKVTLDSNTSNPMELDIAEDGRVFYIERDGRVQIIKPDTGQTVTALRLSVFAGNEDGLLGIRLDPNFASNGWIWLYYAPSAGGSRNHLSRFTVTGDTINPSSERVVLEVPTQRNTCCHMGGTMVFDSAGNLYLATGDNTSPFESSGYSPLDERSGRSDYDAQRTAGNTNDLRGKVLRIRPQADGTYTIPEGNLFAPGTARTRPEIYAMGLRNPFRIGIDPVTNVLYVADYGPDATTANANRGPAGLVEWNIVDRPGNFGWPYCHGNNQAYNDYQFPSGPSGAKFNCAAPVNNSPNNTGLTNLPAAIAATVDYGYSGDARFPEIGGGGAPMAGPVYRYDPNISSRRQWPAYFDGKALFGEWNQSRMYTMQVSRDGKSLVDINRILDQMTFVRPMDFEFGPDGAMYLIEWGSGFGGNNDNSGVYRIDYTAGARAPIAVAAATPTSGAPPLAVTFSSAGSRDPDGGTLSYAWTFGDGGTSTQANPTHTYTRSGSYTAQLRVTNPAGRSAVANVPITVGNTAPTVTIEFPPDGGFFGWGDQVAYTIKVTDPEDGTIDCDDVELQVLLGHDEHAHPLERHTGCTGTVQTQLADGHGADANVFTVLEATYTDRGGADGAEPQTGRALKILQPKRKEAEYFSATGRVAGATGGGTAGVQRETTGDTAGGGQNISFIEDGDWWSVDPASLTGITSVRFRVASANAGGRIEVRAGAADGPLITTATVAGTGGWQTYTDVTAQIPNGAAAEGKLFFVARDPNRGTGTLFNVNWMDFVGPGVSGNAPPTVTATATPTSGTAPLAVTFTGTATDPDGDTPLTYAWNFGDGGTATTLNAAHTYTTAGTYTATLTVTDSRGARGQASVQIRVDGAGGNPCQGEPGPQRSDEFTGTALDRQRWTSVVRDSQSYSISGGALRLPTGVGDLYGTRNDATNLVLQPAPSGAWQATTRLTVPVRADYQQAGLIIYGNDDNYAKLDLVYGGNRKVEFIRETAGTARNEGADATAAPTGDTIHLRLTSDGTNLTAAYSTDGQTFTPVGRSAALAGITNPRIGLFALNGGTTAPVVNADFDWFRITPETSTGGGTAPSDEFTGSSLETCRWNAIVREDATRYRVSDGSLRIDVPNGDIYGTGNTGPTNFILQNSPAGNWTIQTRVDGSLLNEQYQQAGLLVYADDDNYLKFDYVTDNAAGQTVSRRIEFRSEVGGVVQSTQPQATGLTQGIWHLRLSRSGSSFTAAYSADGTSWTTLGTLTSTAVGTTPKVGLFTLGANQTASKTVAFDYFRLTPG; this is translated from the coding sequence GTGTCCCGACCCCGTCGTCGGCGAGCAACGCTCGCCCCAGTGACCGTGGCGCTACTCGCGCTCGTACTCGTCCTCACCGCCACGCCGGCCCAGGCCGCCAGCCCCGTGAGTCCTGTCCAGGCCGCCACCCCCGCCCAGGCGGTGAGCCCCGCCCAGGGCGCCAGCCGTACCGCCCCGGTCGCTGCGGCGGACGCGGAGCCGTACTCCGTCCTGGTCTTCTCCAAGACCGCCGGGTTCCGGCACGACTCGATCCCCGCCGGCATCCGCGCGATCCAGCAACTCGGTACGGCGAACGGGTTCACCGTCGTCACCACCGAGGACGGTGCTGCCTTCACCGACGCCAACCTGGCCAGGTTCAAGGCGGTCATCTGGTTGTCGACCACGGGTGACGTGCTCAACGCCAGCCAGCAGACGGCCTTCGAGCGCTACGTGCGTGCCGGTGGCGGGTACGTCGGTGTGCACGCCGCCTCCGACACCGAATACGACTGGGCCTGGTACGGCCAACTCGTCGGCGCCTACTTCAACAGCCACCCGGCCAACCAGACGGCCACGGTCAAGGTGGAGGACAGCACCCACGAGTCGACCCGGCACCTGCCGGACCGGTGGTCCCGCTACGACGAGTGGTACAACTTCCGCACCAACCCCCGGTCCCGTCAGGTGCAGGTGCTGGCCTCGCTCGACGAACGCTCCTACAACCCGGGCAGCGGCGCGATGGGGCACGACCACCCGATCGCCTGGTGCCAGAACTTCGACGGTGGCCGGTCCTGGTACACCGGTGGCGGGCACACCCAGGAATCCTTCGCCGACGCCGCCTTCCTCCAGCACCTGCTCGGTGGCATCCAGACCGCAGCCGGGGTGGTGCACGCGGACTGTGGCGCCGGCCGGGCCGCCAGCTTCGAGAAGGTGACGCTTGACAGCAACACCAGCAACCCGATGGAGCTGGACATAGCCGAGGACGGCCGGGTCTTCTACATCGAGCGCGACGGCCGGGTGCAGATCATCAAGCCGGACACCGGTCAGACCGTCACCGCGCTGCGGCTGAGTGTCTTCGCCGGCAACGAGGACGGTCTCCTCGGCATCCGGCTCGACCCGAACTTCGCCAGCAACGGGTGGATCTGGCTCTACTACGCCCCGAGCGCAGGCGGGTCTCGCAACCACCTGTCCCGGTTCACCGTCACCGGTGACACGATCAACCCGTCGAGCGAACGGGTCGTCCTAGAGGTGCCCACCCAGCGCAACACCTGCTGCCACATGGGCGGGACGATGGTCTTCGACTCCGCCGGCAACCTCTACCTGGCCACCGGTGACAACACCAGTCCCTTCGAGTCCAGCGGATACAGCCCGCTGGACGAGCGCTCCGGCCGGTCGGACTACGACGCGCAGCGGACCGCCGGCAACACCAACGATCTGCGCGGGAAGGTGCTCCGGATCCGGCCTCAGGCGGACGGGACGTACACCATTCCGGAGGGGAACCTGTTCGCCCCGGGAACCGCCCGGACCCGGCCGGAGATCTACGCGATGGGCCTGCGCAACCCGTTCCGGATCGGCATCGACCCGGTCACCAACGTGCTCTACGTCGCCGACTACGGTCCGGACGCCACCACCGCGAACGCGAACCGGGGCCCGGCGGGCCTGGTGGAGTGGAACATCGTCGACCGGCCCGGCAACTTCGGCTGGCCGTACTGCCACGGCAACAACCAGGCGTACAACGACTACCAGTTCCCCTCCGGCCCGAGCGGAGCGAAGTTCAACTGCGCCGCGCCGGTGAACAACTCGCCGAACAACACCGGCCTGACCAACCTGCCGGCGGCCATCGCGGCCACCGTCGACTACGGCTACAGCGGCGACGCCCGCTTCCCGGAGATCGGCGGCGGCGGGGCTCCCATGGCCGGCCCGGTCTACCGGTACGACCCGAACATCTCGTCCCGCCGGCAGTGGCCGGCGTACTTCGACGGCAAGGCGCTCTTCGGCGAGTGGAACCAGTCGCGGATGTACACCATGCAGGTCAGCCGGGACGGCAAGTCGCTCGTCGACATCAACCGCATCCTCGACCAGATGACCTTCGTCCGGCCGATGGACTTCGAGTTCGGCCCCGACGGCGCGATGTACCTGATCGAGTGGGGCAGCGGCTTCGGCGGCAACAACGACAACTCCGGCGTCTACCGGATCGACTACACCGCCGGCGCCCGCGCCCCGATCGCGGTCGCCGCGGCCACCCCGACGTCGGGTGCTCCGCCGCTGGCCGTCACCTTCTCCAGCGCCGGCTCCCGCGACCCCGACGGCGGGACCCTCAGCTACGCCTGGACGTTCGGTGACGGCGGCACCTCCACCCAGGCCAACCCCACCCACACGTACACCCGGTCCGGCAGCTACACCGCACAGTTGCGGGTGACCAACCCGGCGGGCCGGAGCGCGGTGGCGAACGTGCCGATCACCGTGGGCAACACCGCACCGACCGTCACCATCGAGTTCCCGCCGGACGGTGGCTTCTTCGGCTGGGGTGACCAGGTCGCCTACACGATCAAGGTGACCGACCCGGAGGACGGCACGATCGACTGCGACGACGTCGAACTCCAGGTGCTGCTCGGCCACGACGAACACGCCCACCCGCTGGAGCGGCACACCGGCTGCACCGGCACGGTGCAGACCCAGCTCGCCGACGGCCACGGCGCGGACGCGAACGTCTTCACCGTGCTTGAGGCGACCTACACCGACCGGGGCGGAGCCGACGGGGCCGAGCCACAGACCGGCCGGGCGTTGAAGATCCTCCAGCCCAAGCGCAAGGAGGCCGAGTACTTCTCGGCCACCGGCCGGGTGGCGGGTGCCACCGGGGGTGGCACCGCAGGAGTGCAGCGGGAGACCACCGGTGACACCGCCGGTGGCGGGCAGAACATCAGCTTCATCGAGGACGGCGACTGGTGGTCGGTCGATCCGGCCAGCCTGACCGGAATCACCTCGGTCCGGTTCCGGGTCGCCTCGGCCAACGCCGGTGGCCGGATCGAGGTCCGTGCCGGGGCCGCCGACGGGCCGCTGATCACCACCGCCACCGTGGCCGGCACCGGCGGGTGGCAGACGTACACCGACGTCACCGCGCAGATACCCAACGGCGCCGCCGCCGAGGGCAAGCTGTTCTTCGTCGCCCGCGACCCGAACCGCGGCACCGGCACCCTGTTCAACGTCAACTGGATGGACTTCGTCGGCCCCGGGGTGAGTGGTAACGCTCCGCCGACGGTCACCGCCACCGCCACCCCGACCAGCGGGACCGCGCCACTGGCCGTGACCTTCACCGGTACGGCGACCGACCCGGACGGGGACACCCCGCTGACGTACGCCTGGAACTTCGGCGACGGTGGCACCGCGACCACGCTCAACGCCGCCCACACGTACACCACGGCGGGCACCTACACCGCCACCCTGACGGTCACCGACAGTCGGGGCGCGCGGGGTCAGGCCAGTGTGCAGATCCGGGTCGACGGGGCCGGCGGCAACCCCTGCCAGGGTGAGCCGGGACCGCAGCGGTCCGACGAGTTCACCGGCACCGCGCTTGATCGTCAGCGGTGGACGAGCGTGGTCCGGGACAGCCAGTCGTACTCGATCTCCGGGGGTGCGTTGCGCCTGCCTACCGGTGTGGGTGACCTGTACGGCACCCGCAACGACGCGACAAACCTGGTGCTCCAGCCCGCGCCCAGCGGCGCCTGGCAGGCGACCACCCGGCTCACCGTGCCGGTCCGGGCCGACTACCAGCAGGCCGGTCTGATCATCTACGGCAACGACGACAACTACGCCAAGTTGGATCTGGTCTACGGTGGCAACCGGAAGGTCGAGTTCATCCGGGAGACCGCCGGCACCGCCCGCAACGAGGGAGCCGATGCCACCGCCGCGCCCACAGGTGACACCATCCATCTGCGACTGACAAGCGACGGGACGAACCTGACCGCGGCCTATTCGACCGACGGGCAGACCTTCACCCCGGTCGGCCGGTCCGCCGCCCTGGCCGGGATCACCAATCCCCGGATCGGTCTCTTCGCCCTCAACGGCGGCACCACCGCCCCGGTGGTGAACGCCGACTTCGACTGGTTCCGGATCACTCCGGAGACCTCGACCGGTGGGGGCACCGCACCCTCGGACGAGTTCACCGGCAGCAGCCTGGAGACGTGCCGGTGGAACGCCATCGTGCGGGAGGACGCCACCCGGTACCGGGTGAGCGACGGCTCGCTGCGCATCGACGTGCCCAACGGTGACATCTACGGCACCGGCAACACCGGGCCGACGAACTTCATCCTCCAGAACAGCCCGGCCGGGAACTGGACGATCCAGACCCGGGTCGACGGCAGCCTGCTCAACGAGCAGTACCAGCAGGCGGGTCTGCTGGTGTACGCCGACGACGACAACTACCTCAAGTTCGACTACGTCACGGACAACGCGGCCGGTCAGACGGTCTCGCGACGGATCGAGTTCCGCAGCGAGGTCGGCGGGGTGGTGCAGAGTACGCAGCCGCAGGCCACCGGACTGACCCAGGGGATCTGGCACCTGCGCCTGTCCCGCAGCGGCAGCAGCTTCACCGCCGCGTACTCGGCGGACGGCACGAGCTGGACGACCCTGGGGACGTTGACCAGCACCGCGGTCGGTACGACCCCGAAGGTGGGGCTGTTCACCCTCGGCGCCAACCAGACCGCCTCGAAGACGGTCGCGTTCGACTACTTCCGGCTCACGCCTGGTTAG
- the thiO gene encoding glycine oxidase ThiO, giving the protein MLTRGPSSTAGVNKAPFLTPDVVVVGAGPVGLAIAWRCAQRGLRVVVRDPAPGSGASHVAAGMLAPVAEAYFGERELTGLLTESAARWPGFAAELTEATGADIGYRTEGTLMVGLTADDLAEARRLWAYQQGLGLPVTALRPSQLREREPALAPRVRGGALAATDHQVDPRRLVPALRLAAERAGAVLVPEPVRNLAHVAARVTVVAAGCGAAALTGLPVRPVKGQVLRLRAPDGGAPGFRHVIRGYADGEHVYLVPRDTGEVVVGATVEERSDVDVSAGAVLRLLRAAVDLLPELAEYDLVETIAGLRPGTPDNAPILGPLPERPGVLAATGHHRHGIVLTPVTADLITGLVTGDAPTEPLLEPFRPQRFHPGPATRVDDADGRGAAGGADGSAQSRSAWSERSRSAWSERSRSAGSAQSREDDRWN; this is encoded by the coding sequence GTGTTAACAAGGGGCCCTTCCTCTACCGCAGGCGTTAACAAGGCGCCCTTCCTTACACCTGATGTGGTGGTGGTGGGGGCGGGGCCGGTGGGGTTGGCGATCGCGTGGCGGTGTGCGCAGCGCGGGTTGCGAGTCGTCGTACGCGATCCCGCCCCGGGGTCGGGGGCGTCGCACGTCGCGGCCGGGATGCTGGCGCCGGTGGCCGAGGCGTACTTCGGTGAGCGGGAGTTGACCGGGCTGCTGACCGAGTCCGCCGCGCGGTGGCCGGGCTTCGCCGCCGAGCTGACCGAGGCGACAGGTGCCGACATCGGTTACCGGACCGAGGGCACCCTCATGGTCGGTCTCACCGCCGACGACCTGGCCGAAGCGCGCCGGCTCTGGGCGTACCAGCAGGGATTGGGGCTGCCGGTGACCGCGCTGCGCCCTTCCCAGCTGCGGGAGCGCGAACCGGCGCTGGCGCCCAGGGTGCGCGGCGGCGCGCTCGCCGCCACCGACCATCAGGTCGACCCGCGCCGGCTGGTGCCGGCGCTGCGGCTCGCCGCCGAGCGGGCCGGTGCGGTGCTGGTGCCCGAGCCGGTCCGGAACCTGGCGCACGTGGCGGCCCGGGTGACCGTCGTCGCCGCCGGCTGCGGCGCCGCCGCCCTCACCGGGCTGCCGGTCCGTCCGGTGAAGGGCCAGGTGTTGCGGCTGCGGGCGCCGGATGGCGGTGCGCCGGGCTTCCGGCACGTCATCCGGGGGTACGCCGACGGCGAGCACGTCTACCTGGTGCCCCGCGACACCGGCGAGGTGGTGGTCGGTGCCACCGTCGAGGAACGCTCCGATGTGGACGTCTCTGCCGGCGCGGTGCTGCGGCTGCTGCGTGCCGCCGTCGACCTGCTGCCGGAGCTGGCCGAGTACGACCTGGTGGAGACGATCGCCGGGCTGCGACCGGGTACGCCGGACAACGCTCCCATCCTGGGGCCGCTGCCGGAGCGTCCGGGCGTGCTGGCGGCCACCGGCCACCACCGGCACGGCATCGTGCTCACCCCGGTCACCGCGGACCTGATCACCGGGCTGGTCACCGGGGACGCCCCCACCGAACCGCTGCTCGAACCCTTCCGGCCGCAGCGGTTCCACCCCGGCCCCGCGACCAGGGTGGATGACGCCGACGGGCGGGGCGCGGCCGGTGGCGCGGACGGCTCCGCGCAGTCGAGGTCGGCTTGGTCCGAGCGGTCGAGGTCGGCTTGGTCCGAGCGGTCGAGGTCGGCCGGGTCCGCGCAGTCGAGGGAGGACGACAGATGGAACTGA